A window of the Hevea brasiliensis isolate MT/VB/25A 57/8 chromosome 6, ASM3005281v1, whole genome shotgun sequence genome harbors these coding sequences:
- the LOC110648781 gene encoding protein BUD31 homolog 1 has product MPKVKTNRIKYPDGWELIEPTLRELDAKMREAENDPHDGKRKCETLWPIFRIAHQRSRYIFDIYYKTNEISKELYEFCLEQGYGDRNLIAKWKKPGYERLCCLRCIQPRDHNFGTTCVCRVPKHLREEKVVECVHCGCRGCASGD; this is encoded by the exons ATGCCCAAAGTGAAGACAAACCGGATCAAATATCCAGATGGGTGGGAGTTGATCGAGCCTACTCTTCGCGAGCTAGATGCCAAGATGAGGGAAG CTGAAAATGATCCTCATGATGGCAAGAGAAAATGTGAAACTCTCTGGCCTATTTTCAGAATTGCCCATCAAAGGAGCCGCTACATTTTTGACATTTATTATAAAACGAATGAAATTTCTAAAGAGCTTTACGAGTTCTGCTTGGAACAAGGTTATGGCGATCGTAACCTGATTGCAAAATGGAAAAAG CCAGGATATGAACGACTCTGCTGCCTACGCTGCATTCAGCCAAGGGATCACAACTTTGGCACAACTTGTGTTTGCAGGGTCCCCAAGCATCTAAGGGAAGAAAAGGTTGTTGAGTGTGTTCATTGTGGTTGTAGGGGCTGTGCAAGTGGGGATTGA
- the LOC110648790 gene encoding uncharacterized protein LOC110648790 yields MSEPPFRPREKLLEKQKYFQSIHKHTYLKGPYDKITSVAIPAALAASAIFLIGRGIYNMSHGIGKKE; encoded by the exons ATGTCGGAACCACCTTTTCGACCACGGGAGAAGCTTCTAGAGAAGCAGAAGTATTTCCAAAGCATCCACAAACACACATATTTGAAAGGGCCTTATGATAAGATCACCTCTGTTGCCATTCCTGCGGCTTTGGCAGCCAGCGCAATATTCCTTATC GGACGAGGGATCTATAATATGTCTCATGGGATTGGGAAGAAAGAATGA